In a genomic window of Erigeron canadensis isolate Cc75 chromosome 5, C_canadensis_v1, whole genome shotgun sequence:
- the LOC122600794 gene encoding transcription factor MYB17-like encodes MGRAPCCEKTGLKRGPWTQEEDELLVDYINKNGHGSWRSLPKLAGLLRCGKSCRLRWTNYLRPDIKRGPFSPEEEKLVIQLHAILGNRWAAIAAQLPGRTDNEIKNLWNTHLRKRLLSIGIDPQTHEPTSISSPLMGPVKRPPVSPSTRHMAQWESARMEAEARLSMESSLLLAPSTPLPPIKKTNPDYFLQIWHSEVGSSFRNITTKSEKLTYSSPVSQASVSGMTIEMAPKPEVELSSSNLEVEPESDLEKMKIINIYAGFTHSSGSSEVEDSSDTALRLFFDFQGQNDMSFLEAS; translated from the exons ATGGGGAGAGCACCATGTTGTGAAAAGACGGGGTTGAAGAGAGGGCCATGGACACAAGAAGAAGATGAGCTGCTGGTGGATTACATCAACAAGAATGGCCATGGCAGCTGGCGTTCTCTCCCTAAACTCGCTG GTCTACTCCGATGTGGAAAGAGTTGCCGGCTTCGTTGGACAAACTACCTCCGTCCAGATATCAAACGCGGTCCCTTCAGCCCTGAAGAAGAGAAGCTTGTTATCCAGCTACATGCCATTCTTGGTAACCG ATGGGCTGCTATTGCTGCCCAGTTACCAGGAAGAACAGATAATGAGATCAAGAACCTATGGAACACTCACTTGCGGAAACGCCTCTTATCTATAGGCATCGACCCACAAACCCATGAGCCAACCTCCATTTCCTCACCTTTAATGGGCCCCGTGAAACGGCCTCCAGTCTCACCTTCCACTCGGCACATGGCACAATGGGAGAGCGCTAGGATGGAAGCCGAAGCACGACTCTCAATGGAATCATCACTACTTTTAGCCCCGTCAACACCCTTACCACCCATCAAAAAAACTAACCCCGACTATTTCCTACAAATTTGGCATTCAGAAGTTGGAAGCTCTTTTAGAAATATCACCACCAAAAGCGAAAAGCTCACTTATTCTAGCCCAGTTTCTCAAGCTTCTGTGTCTGGCATGACTATTGAAATGGCGCCCAAACCAGAAGTTGAACTCTCATCAAGCAATCTAGAAGTTGAACCAGAATCTGATCTAgagaaaatgaaaatcataaatattTATGCAGGATTCACACACTCTTCGGGCTCAAGTGAAGTTGAAGACTCATCTGATACCGCACTACGGTTGTTTTTTGATTTCCAGGGCCAAAATGATATGAGCTTCTTAGAAGCCTCTTAA
- the LOC122599291 gene encoding NAD-dependent malic enzyme 59 kDa isoform, mitochondrial, translating to MWRRSVARSATAAATLRQSRKLSIVAPTTHTPGPCIVHKRGADILHDPWFNKDTGFPLTERDRLGLRGLLPPRVISFEQQYDRFMESFRSLEHNTEGQPLSVVSLAKWRILNRLHDRNETLYYRVLIDNIKDFAPIIYTPTVGLVCQNYSGLFRRPRGMYFSAKDKGEMMSMIYNWPSKQVDMVVLTDGSRILGLGDLGVQGMAIPIGKLDMYVAAAGINPQRILPIMLDVGTNNEKLLENPLYIGLRQPRLEGDEYMSVVDELMEALHARWPKAVVQFEDFQFKWAFETLERYRKKICMFNDDIQGTAGVALAGLLGTVRAQGLSLSDFANQKIVVVGAGSAGLGVLNMAYQAVARMAGTEAKPQFFLLDKNGLITNERLVIDSAAIPFAKDIEEVKSLGLHEGSDLLEVVKKVKPHVLLGLSGVGGIFNEHVLTAMRNSDSPKPAIFSMSNPTLNAECTAADAFKYAGENIVFGSGSPFENVDLGNGKIGHVNQANNMYLFPGIGLGSLLSGAHIISDGMLQAASECLASYMTDEEIQMGRLYPSIDSIRHITAEVGAAVVRTAVAEGLAEGHCEVGPRELANMSKEETVDYVTSNMWYPIYSPLVHEK from the exons ATGTGGAGGAGAAGTGTGGCTCGATCTGCCACGGCGGCGGCGACTCTGCGGCAATCGCGGAAGTTGTCGATAGTAGCGCCGACGACTCATACACCTGGTCCGTGTATTGTTCATAAACGTGGAGCCGATATTCTTCATGATCCATGGTTTAACAAG GATACTGGGTTTCCCTTGACGGAAAGAGATCGACTTGGACTTCGTGGCCTCCTCCCGCCTCGTGTCATCTCATTTGAGCAGCAATATGATCGTTTCA TGGAATCTTTTCGATCTTTGGAACATAACACAGAAGGCCAACCTCTGAGTGTTGTATCATTAGCCAAATGGAGAATCTTAAATAGACTACACGACAGGAATGAGACATTATATTACCGA GTACTTATTGATAACATAAAAGATTTTGCGCCTATAATATACACACCAACTGTCGGTTTGGTATGTCAAAACTATTCAGGATTGTTTAGACGTCCACGTGGAATGTACTTCAGTGCAAAAGATAAGGGGGAGATGATGTCCATGATCTATAACTGGCCATCTAAGCAG GTAGACATGGTAGTTCTTACAGATGGCAGTCGTATACTCGGTTTAGGTGATCTTGGAGTTCAAGGAATGGCAATACcaattggaaaacttgatatgTATGTTGCTGCTGCTGGTATCAACCCTCAAAGA ATCCTTCCTATTATGCTTGATGTTGGAACGAACAACGAGAAACTACTGGAAAATCCCCTTT ATATAGGACTTCGACAACCTAGGTTGGAAGGAGATGAATATATGTCAGTAGTGGATGAGTTAATGGAAGCTCTTCACGCTCGTTGGCCAAAAGCTGTTGTACAG TTTGAAGACTTCCAATTTAAGTGGGCTTTCGAAACTCTTGAAAGATATCGTAAGAAGATTTGCATGTTCAATGATGATATACAG GGAACTGCTGGGGTTGCATTGGCTGGATTACTTGGAACCGTTAGAGCACAAGGTCTATCACTGTCAGACTTTGCAAACCAAAAGATTGTTGTTGTCGGAGCTGGAAG TGCAGGGCTTGGTGTTCTTAACATGGCCTATCAAGCAGTTGCTAGAATGGCAGGAACAGAAGCCAAGCCTCAATTTTTCCTACTTGATAAAAAT GGTTTGATCACAAATGAGAGACTTGTTATCGACTCGGCAGCTATACCATTTGCCAAAGACATTGAAGAGGTTAAAAGCTTGGGGCTCCATGAGGGATCTGATCTCCTCGAAGTG GTCAAAAAGGTCAAGCCTCATGTTCTTCTTGGTTTGTCCGGGGTTGGAGGTATTTTCAATGAGCAT GTGCTTACAGCCATGCGAAACTCTGATTCTCCCAAACCTGCTATATTTTCCATGTCCAATCCCACATTGAATG CTGAATGCACTGCTGCCGATGCTTTTAAGTATGCTGGTGAAAATATTGTTTTTGGAAGTGGAAGCCCCTTTGAAAATGTTGATCTTG GAAATGGGAAAATTGGTCATGTGAATCAAGCAAATAACATGTACCTCTTCCCGGG GATTGGTTTGGGATCTCTGCTTTCTGGTGCTCATATTATATCTGATGGCATGTTGCAAGCAGCTTCTGAATG TCTTGCTTCTTATATGACAGACGAAGAAATTCAGATGGGCAGATTGTATCCATCTATTGATAG tATCCGACATATTACTGCTGAAGTAGGAGCAGCGGTGGTTAGGACAGCTGTTGCTGAGGGGCTTGCAGAAGGACATTGTGAGGTTGGGCCTAGAGAGCTCGCCAACATGTCAAAG GAAGAGACTGTCGACTATGTAACatccaacatgtggtatcctATCTACAGTCCCCTTGTTCATGAGAAATAA
- the LOC122600793 gene encoding K(+) efflux antiporter 2, chloroplastic-like: MDISGTFQSHCGEVTSCRALKQLSVRSRFDYKLFGNTRLVSRVGPSKKLKKLIASSFSVVSPSKLSGCEFKSCLWSYSKPKCTVCLLKTSRGVKVTCQGNDSIAYIDGNGRDVEFIESSGEDSSSGDAILGPEKMDGLSDEGEADEVENPSLDELKKVLQKARKELEIAQLNSTMFEEKAQRISEAAIALKDEASNSQDKVDLALLSMEKIVNEEIAAKEAVQKATMALSMSEAKLSVALDSLKSAKERNVSPEAYEREEQKLNPLGEEEEAVFVAEEDTRECRVTLANCLGALTQLQNKKEAVQKEVDILKECAQKALMNALRAEEDVANIMLLAEEAVAFELEATKRVNDAEIALQKAEKILSASNVDNSESTVSQNVLSSQGLASIDLVSEDEIVEGNLVEKYDDVSIEGSFIIEDVPDIQLNTPSQIFEDSRLSDDSDQENGKPSLPSKETEYDADKTKNPTKKAETQKDLTKDTSPLNSPKASLKKSSRFFPASFFSSAEDDTDFTPTLFFQWLIGSTRTQLPKLVLASLLVGAGFTFYAKRDERIPQLFQQPDIITTSIDEVSSNAKPLVKQIRKLPKRVKKLIEMIPHQEINEEEASLLDIVWLLLASVIFVPIFQKLPGGSPVLGYLTAGILIGPYGLSIIRNVHATKAIAEFGVVFLLFNIGLELSVERLSSMKKYVFGLGSAQVLVTAVVVGLVAHFICGQLGPAAIVIGNGLALSSTAVVLQVLQERGESTSRHGRATFSVLLFQDLAVVVLLILIPLISPNSSKGGIGFQAIAEALGLAAVKALVAISAIIAGGRLLLRPIYKQITEMQNAEIFSANTLLVILGTSLLTARAGLSMALGAFLAGLLLAETEFSLQVESDIAPYRGLLLGLFFMTVGMSIDPKLLVSNFPVIMGSLGLLIAGKTILVALVGRLFGVSLISAIRVGLLLAPGGEFAFVAFGEAVNQGIMTSQLSSLLFLVVGISMAITPWLAAGGQLIASRFEQQDVRSLLPVESETDDLQDHIIICGFGRVGQIIAQLLSERLIPFVALDVRSDRVAVGRALDLPVYFGDAGSREVLHKIGAERACAAAITLDTPGANYRTVWALSKYFPNVKTFVRAHDVDHGLNLEKAGATAVVPETLEPSLQLASAVLAQAKLPMSEIAAAINEFRSRHLSELTELCETSGSSLGYGFSRIVVKPKPQPSDSTDDTQVNEGTLAA, translated from the exons ATGGATATTTCAGGTACTTTCCAAAGTCACTGTGGTGAAGTTACTAGCTGTAGAGCGTTAAAGCAGCTGTCTGTGCGATCGAGGTTTGATTATAAATTGTTTGGCAATACACGGCTTGTGTCAAGAGTTGGCCCTAGTAAGAAGTTAAAGAAATTGATTGCGTCTAGTTTTAGTGTTGTTAGTCCCAGTAAATTATCTGGATGTGAATTCAAAAGTTGTTTGTGGAGTTATAGTAAACCAAAGTGTACTGTTTGTTTACTCAAGACATCAAGAGGAGTAAAAGTAACTTGTCAGGGTAATGATTCAATTGCATATATAGATGGAAATGGGAGGGATGTTGAGTTTATCGAGAGTAGTGGTGAAGATAGTTCATCAGGGGACGCTATTTTGGGTCCAGAGAAGATGGATGGTTTAAGTGATGAGGGAGAAGCAGATGAAGTAGAGAACCCAAGTCTAGATGAATTGAAAAAAGTGCTGCAAAAGGCACGTAAGGAATTAGAGATTGCCCAGCTCAACAGCACCATGTTTGAAGAGAAGGCTCAAAGGATATCAGAAGCAGCAATAGCACTAAAAGATGAAGCTTCAAATTCTCAGGATAAGGTCGATTTAGCTTTGCTTTCTATGGAAAAGATTGTGAATGAAGAGATCGCTGCTAAAGAGGCTGTTCAAAAAGCAACAATGGCGCTTTCAATGTCTGAGGCTAAGCTTAGTGTGGCTCTTGATTCATTAAAAAGTGCAAAAGAAAGAAATGTTTCACCAGAGGCTTATGAAAGGGAAGAACAAAAGTTGAATCCGTTAGGAGAGGAAGAGGAAGCTGTCTTTGTTGCCGAGGAAGATACAAGAGAGTGTCGTGTGACTTTGGCAAATTGTTTGGGAGCATTGACTCAGTTGCAGAACAAAAAAGAAGCCGTGCAAAAAGAAGTCGATATACTCAAAGAGTGTGCACAAAAAGCACTGATGAATGCTTTGAGAGCCGAGGAGGATGTGGCAAATATAATGCTTTTAGCGGAAGAAGCTGTTGCTTTTGAACTAGAGGCTACAAAACGTGTTAATGATGCCGAGATTGCATTACAGAAAGCTGAGAAGATACTTTCTGCTTCCAATGTGGATAATTCTGAAAGTACAGTATCTCAAAATGTGTTGTCATCTCAAGGACTGGCATCAATTGATTTAGTTAGCGAGGACGAGATTGTTGAAGGAAATCTGGTTGAGAAATACGATGATGTATCGATTGAGGGATCTTTCATCATTGAGGATGTACCAGATATCCAACTAAATACTCCCAGCCAGATCTTTGAAGACTCAAGATTATCCGATGATAGTGACCAAGAGAATGGAAAACCAAGTCTGCCATCAAAAGAGACTGAATATGATGCAGATAAGACAAAAAATCCTACAAAAAAGGCAGAAACACAAAAGGATTTGACCAAGGACACTTCACCGTTAAATTCTCCTAAAGCATCGTTGAAGAAATCCTCACGTTTTTTTCCGGCatcatttttttcttctgcAGAAGATGATACCGACTTTACACCAACTTTGTTTTTCCAGTGGTTAATAGGTTCCACAAGAACGCAATTACCTAAGCTGGTCCTTGCCTCTTTGCTTGTTGGTGCAGG CTTTACTTTTTATGCTAAACGAGACGAACGGATCCCGCAACTATTTCAACAACCGGATATTATAACCACCAGTATTGATGAAGTATCCTCTAATGCTAAGCCACTGGTCAAACAAATAAGGAAATTACCAAAGAGAGTCAAAAAGCTGATTGAAATGATTCCTCATCAAGAG ATAAATGAAGAAGAAGCTTCCCTATTGGACATTGTATGGTTATTACTTGCCAGTGTTATCTTTGTGCCTATATTCCAGAAACTTCCTGGAG GCAGCCCCGTTCTTGGGTATCTGACTGCCGGCATCTTGATTGGACCTTATGGTCTTTCAATTATACGCAATGTACATGCTACCAAAGCAATAGCTGAGTTTGGAGTTGTTTTCTTGCTTTTTAATATTGGCCTTGAG CTTTCTGTTGAAAGGCTGAGTTCCATGAAGAAGTATGTTTTTGGATTAGGTTCTGCACAG GTCTTGGTGACGGCTGTTGTGGTGGGATTGGTTGCCCATTTTATCTGTGGACAGCTAGGGCCTGCTGCAATTGTCATTGGTAATGGCTTGGCATTATCTTCCACTGCTGTTGTCCTCCAG GTATTGCAAGAAAGAGGTGAGAGCACATCACGTCATGGACGAGCCACGTTTTCTGTTTTACTTTTTCAG GATTTAGCAGTTGTTGTTTTGCTGATTCTAATACCTCTTATTTCACCAAATTCGTCAAAAGGAGGG ATTGGTTTCCAAGCAATTGCTGAAGCCCTTGGATTGGCTGCTGTAAAGGCACTTGTTGCTATTAGCGCCATTATTGCTGGAGGACGCCTG TTGCTTCGCCCCATATACAAGCAAATTACAGAGATGCAAAATGCAGAGATATTCTCTGCAAATACTCTCTTGGTTATCCTTGGAACCAGTCTTTTAACTGCAAGG GCTGGCCTTTCGATGGCACTAGGAGCATTTTTGGCCGGTTTGTTACTTGCAGAAACTGAATTCTCGTTGCAGGTTGAATCGGATATTGCTCCATATCGTGGCCTTTTATTAGGCCTCTTCTTCATGACG gttggaatgTCGATTGATCCAAAACTTCTTGTCTCAAACTTTCCTGTAATTATGGGCTCACTAGGACTTTTAATTGCTGGGAAGACCATACTCGTGGCTTTAGTTGGAAGGCTTTTTGGTGTCTCATTGATATCTGCAATTAGAGTTGGTCTTCTGCTTGCACCTGGCGGAGAATTTGCATTTGTGGCGTTTGGTGAAGCTGTCAATCAG ggaATAATGACTTCCCAGTTGTCTTCTTTGCTGTTTCTTGTCGTGGGTATTTCAATGGCCATCACACCATGGTTAGCTGCTGGAGGCCAATTAATAGCATCTCGCTTTGAGCAGCAAGATGTTCGTAGTTTATTACCTGTAGAAAGTGAG ACAGATGATTTGCAGgatcatataattatatgtgGTTTTGGACGTGTTGGCCAG ATCATTGCCCAGCTTCTTTCAGAAAGACTAATTCCATTTGTTGCTCTTGACGTGAGGAG TGATCGAGTAGCAGTGGGACGTGCTCTTGACCTTCCTGTGTATTTTGGGGATGCTGGTAGTCGAGAG GTTCTGCATAAGATCGGTGCTGAAAGAGCTTGTGCTGCAGCTATAACGTTAGATACTCCCGGTGCAAATTATAGAACTGTTTGGGCTCTTAGCAAGTATTTCCCAAATGTAAAGACTTTTGTACGTGCTCATGATGTTGATCATGGACTCAATCTGGAGAAGGCCGGAGCCACAGCG GTTGTGCCTGAGACGTTAGAACCAAGCTTACAATTAGCATCTGCTGTTCTTGCACAA GCTAAACTACCAATGTCGGAAATAGCAGCTGCAATCAATGAGTTTAGATCGCGTCACCTCTCAGAACTAACTGAG CTCTGTGAAACTAGTGGAAGCTCTCTTGGGTATGGGTTTTCTCGTATAGTGgtcaaacctaaacctcaaccTTCAGATTCTACTGATGACACCCAAGTTAATGAAGGAACACTTGCAGCATAA